From Prionailurus viverrinus isolate Anna chromosome B2, UM_Priviv_1.0, whole genome shotgun sequence, the proteins below share one genomic window:
- the FBXO5 gene encoding F-box only protein 5 isoform X1 produces MSQRPCRCSPRPPSSSCRCSYSDLTAAGRPRPSDSCKEESSTLSVKMKCDFSYNHIHSGLKLVKTDDSGRQGSCTPAYLEGSYKDCIKDYVRLSDIGSPIVSPRIVELESENENKLFHNKENQHVQQILDSSNEIEELETSGPYEDSGYTSFSQQSGFSEHEESSLPLENFSDSPQSCLLQMQSPEQYPSKNLLPALHFAKMVCSTLKKNAKRNPKIDSEKLKEFIFSGNFGLQNIIGRKMGLEYVDILSELFRRGLRHLLANILTQLNDMDLINVSKVSTTWKKILDDDKRALQLYNKAIERVNEKNVKFSPHASTREYVMFRTALASVQKSAAQAHPKKDAQTKLSHPGDQKGSTYSRHNEFSEVAKTLKENESLKACIRCNSPAKYDCYLQRAICKREGCGFDYCTRCLCNYHTTNECSNGKPLKANYKTGPLPGTKTSKKNLRRL; encoded by the exons ATGAGCCAGCGCCCCTGCCGCTGCTCTCCACGGCCCCCCTCCAGCTCCTGCCGCTGCAGCTATAGCGACCTGACAGCCGCCGGGCGCCCTCGGCCCTCAGACA gtTGTAAAGAAGAAAGTTCCACTCTTTCTGTCAAAATGAAATGCGATTTTAGCTATAACCATATTCATTCTGGACTTAAGTTAGTGAAGACTGATGATAGTGGAAGACAAGGTTCCTGTACTCCTGCCTATTTGGAAGGTTCTTATAAAGATTGCATTAAAGACTATGTGAGGTTATCAGATATTGGGTCACCAATCGTGAGCCCCAGGATTGTAGAACTTGAATCTGAAAACGAAAACAAGCTCTTTCATAATAAGGAAAATCAGCATGTGCAACAAATCCTTGATAGTTCAAATGAGATCGAAGAACTAGAGACCAGTGGACCTTATGAAGACAGTGGCTATACTTCATTTTCCCAGCAAAGTGGCTTCAGTGAACATGAAGAGAGTAGCCTTCCCTTGGAAAATTTCAGTGACAGTCCACAGTCCTGCCTGCTTCAGATGCAAAGCCCAGAGCAATACCCCAGCAAAAACTTGCTGCCGGCTCTTCACTTCGCCAAAATGGTTTGTTCAACGTTAAAAAAGAATGCCAAACGAAATCCTAAAATAGATTCGGAGAAACTGAAAGAATTTATATTCAGTGGAAATTTTGGACTGCAGAATATAATTGGAAGGAAAATGGGCCTAGAATATGTAGATATTCTCAGTGAACTCTTTCGAAGGGGACTCAGACATCTCCTAGCAAACATTTTAACACAGCTCAATGATATGGACTTAATCAA TGTGTCTAAAGTGAGCACAACTTGGAAGAAGATCCTAGATGATGATAAGAGAGCATTGCAGTTGTACAATAAAGCAATAGAGAGAGTTAAC gaaaagaaCGTTAAGTTTTCACCACATGCTTCAACCAGAGAATATGTTATGTTCAGAACCGCTTTAGCTTCTGTTCAAAAATCAGCAGCCCAGGCTCACCccaaaaaagatgctcaaacCAAGTTATCCCATCCAGGTGATCAGAAAGGTTCTACTTACAGTCGACACAATGAATTCTCTGAG gtTGCCAAAActttgaaagagaatgaaagcCTCAAAGCCTGTATTCGCTGTAATTCACCTGCGAAATATGATTGCTATTTACAACGGGCAATCTGCAAACGAGAAGGCTGTGGGTTTGATTATTGTACAAGGTGTCTGTGTAACTATCATACCACCAACGAATGTTCAAATGGCAAACCCCTAAAAGCCAATTATAAAACAGGTCCTCTGCCCGGTACCAAAACAAGCAAGAAGAATTTACGACGATTGTGA
- the FBXO5 gene encoding F-box only protein 5 isoform X2 — translation MKCDFSYNHIHSGLKLVKTDDSGRQGSCTPAYLEGSYKDCIKDYVRLSDIGSPIVSPRIVELESENENKLFHNKENQHVQQILDSSNEIEELETSGPYEDSGYTSFSQQSGFSEHEESSLPLENFSDSPQSCLLQMQSPEQYPSKNLLPALHFAKMVCSTLKKNAKRNPKIDSEKLKEFIFSGNFGLQNIIGRKMGLEYVDILSELFRRGLRHLLANILTQLNDMDLINVSKVSTTWKKILDDDKRALQLYNKAIERVNEKNVKFSPHASTREYVMFRTALASVQKSAAQAHPKKDAQTKLSHPGDQKGSTYSRHNEFSEVAKTLKENESLKACIRCNSPAKYDCYLQRAICKREGCGFDYCTRCLCNYHTTNECSNGKPLKANYKTGPLPGTKTSKKNLRRL, via the exons ATGAAATGCGATTTTAGCTATAACCATATTCATTCTGGACTTAAGTTAGTGAAGACTGATGATAGTGGAAGACAAGGTTCCTGTACTCCTGCCTATTTGGAAGGTTCTTATAAAGATTGCATTAAAGACTATGTGAGGTTATCAGATATTGGGTCACCAATCGTGAGCCCCAGGATTGTAGAACTTGAATCTGAAAACGAAAACAAGCTCTTTCATAATAAGGAAAATCAGCATGTGCAACAAATCCTTGATAGTTCAAATGAGATCGAAGAACTAGAGACCAGTGGACCTTATGAAGACAGTGGCTATACTTCATTTTCCCAGCAAAGTGGCTTCAGTGAACATGAAGAGAGTAGCCTTCCCTTGGAAAATTTCAGTGACAGTCCACAGTCCTGCCTGCTTCAGATGCAAAGCCCAGAGCAATACCCCAGCAAAAACTTGCTGCCGGCTCTTCACTTCGCCAAAATGGTTTGTTCAACGTTAAAAAAGAATGCCAAACGAAATCCTAAAATAGATTCGGAGAAACTGAAAGAATTTATATTCAGTGGAAATTTTGGACTGCAGAATATAATTGGAAGGAAAATGGGCCTAGAATATGTAGATATTCTCAGTGAACTCTTTCGAAGGGGACTCAGACATCTCCTAGCAAACATTTTAACACAGCTCAATGATATGGACTTAATCAA TGTGTCTAAAGTGAGCACAACTTGGAAGAAGATCCTAGATGATGATAAGAGAGCATTGCAGTTGTACAATAAAGCAATAGAGAGAGTTAAC gaaaagaaCGTTAAGTTTTCACCACATGCTTCAACCAGAGAATATGTTATGTTCAGAACCGCTTTAGCTTCTGTTCAAAAATCAGCAGCCCAGGCTCACCccaaaaaagatgctcaaacCAAGTTATCCCATCCAGGTGATCAGAAAGGTTCTACTTACAGTCGACACAATGAATTCTCTGAG gtTGCCAAAActttgaaagagaatgaaagcCTCAAAGCCTGTATTCGCTGTAATTCACCTGCGAAATATGATTGCTATTTACAACGGGCAATCTGCAAACGAGAAGGCTGTGGGTTTGATTATTGTACAAGGTGTCTGTGTAACTATCATACCACCAACGAATGTTCAAATGGCAAACCCCTAAAAGCCAATTATAAAACAGGTCCTCTGCCCGGTACCAAAACAAGCAAGAAGAATTTACGACGATTGTGA
- the MTRF1L gene encoding peptide chain release factor 1-like, mitochondrial isoform X1: MRSRLLFSAARCLRALRAISPARRHLKCGSLPLEELFAPGGPLRTFLERRARCEAQLQFGGSELLAVAKLLSEKEQELQETEHLLHDENEDLRKLAENEITLCQKQITQLKHQIILLLVPSEETDENDLILEVTAGVGGQEAMLFTSEMFDMYQQYAAFKRWHFETLEYFPSEIGGLRHASASIGGVEAYKHLKFEGGVHRVQRVPKTEKQGRIHTSTMTVAILPQPTEINLVINPKDLRIDTKRASGAGGQHVNTTDSAVRIVHLPTGVVSECQQERSQLKNREMAMKKLRAKLYSMHLEEETNKRYSARKIQVGTKGRSEKIRTYNFPQNRVTDHRINKSLHDLETFMQGEYLLDELVRSLKDYADYESLVEIISKM; the protein is encoded by the exons ATGCGGTCTCGGCTTCTGTTTAGTGCTGCCCGGTGTCTTCGGGCGCTCCGGGCTATTAGCCCAGCCCGTCGGCACCTAAAGTGCGGCAGCCTGCCGCTGGAGGAGCTGTTCGCCCCCGGCGGACCTTTGCGGACCTTCCTGGAGCGCCGGGCAAGGTGTGAAGCCCAGTTGCAGTTCGGGGGGTCTGAGCTGCTGGCGGTGGCCAAACTGCTGAGCGAGAAGGAGCAGGAGCTGCAGGAGACCGAGCATTTGCTACACG ATGAAAATGAAGACTTAAGGAAACTTGCAGAGAATGAAATAACTTTAtgccaaaaacaaataactcagcTGAAGCATCAG ATTATCTTACTTTTGGTTCCCTcagaagaaacagatgaaaatgatTTGATCCTGGAGGTAACTGCAGGAGTTGGGGGTCAGGAGGCAATGTTGTTTACATCAGAGATGTTCGATATGTATCAGCAATATGCTGCATTTAAAAGATGGCATTTTGAAACCCTGGAATATTTTCCAAGTGAAATAG GTGGCCTTAGACATGCGTCTGCCAGCATTGGGGGTGTAGAGGCCTATAAGCACCTGAAATTTGAAGGTGGTGTACACAGAGTACAAAGAGTGCCAAAAACAGAGAAGCAAGGTCGCATCCATACCAGCACCATGACTGTGGCAATCTTACCCCAACCGACCGAG ATCAATCTGGTAATTAATCCCAAAGATTTGAGAATTGATACTAAACGAGCCAGTGGAGCTGGAGGACAGCATGTAAATACCACGGACAGTGCTGTCCGGATAGTTCATCTTCCAACAG GTGTTGTTTCTGAATGCCAACAAGAGAGATCTCAACTGAAAAATAGAGAGATGGCTATGAAAAAGCTACGTGCAAAACTGTACAGCATGCATctagaagaagaaacaaataaaagatacAGTGCTAGAAAGATTCAg GTTGGAACCAAAGGAAGGTCAGAGAAAATAAGAACATATAATTTTCCACAGAACCGGGTCACAGatcacagaataaataaatcacttcatGATCTTGAAACTTTTATGCAAGGGGAATATCTACTGGATGAACTTGTAAGGTCATTGAAGGACTACGCTGATTATGAATCTTTAgtagaaattatttccaaaatgtaa
- the MTRF1L gene encoding peptide chain release factor 1-like, mitochondrial isoform X2, whose protein sequence is MPKTNNSAEASEETDENDLILEVTAGVGGQEAMLFTSEMFDMYQQYAAFKRWHFETLEYFPSEIGGLRHASASIGGVEAYKHLKFEGGVHRVQRVPKTEKQGRIHTSTMTVAILPQPTEINLVINPKDLRIDTKRASGAGGQHVNTTDSAVRIVHLPTGVVSECQQERSQLKNREMAMKKLRAKLYSMHLEEETNKRYSARKIQVGTKGRSEKIRTYNFPQNRVTDHRINKSLHDLETFMQGEYLLDELVRSLKDYADYESLVEIISKM, encoded by the exons AtgccaaaaacaaataactcagcTGAAGCATCAG aagaaacagatgaaaatgatTTGATCCTGGAGGTAACTGCAGGAGTTGGGGGTCAGGAGGCAATGTTGTTTACATCAGAGATGTTCGATATGTATCAGCAATATGCTGCATTTAAAAGATGGCATTTTGAAACCCTGGAATATTTTCCAAGTGAAATAG GTGGCCTTAGACATGCGTCTGCCAGCATTGGGGGTGTAGAGGCCTATAAGCACCTGAAATTTGAAGGTGGTGTACACAGAGTACAAAGAGTGCCAAAAACAGAGAAGCAAGGTCGCATCCATACCAGCACCATGACTGTGGCAATCTTACCCCAACCGACCGAG ATCAATCTGGTAATTAATCCCAAAGATTTGAGAATTGATACTAAACGAGCCAGTGGAGCTGGAGGACAGCATGTAAATACCACGGACAGTGCTGTCCGGATAGTTCATCTTCCAACAG GTGTTGTTTCTGAATGCCAACAAGAGAGATCTCAACTGAAAAATAGAGAGATGGCTATGAAAAAGCTACGTGCAAAACTGTACAGCATGCATctagaagaagaaacaaataaaagatacAGTGCTAGAAAGATTCAg GTTGGAACCAAAGGAAGGTCAGAGAAAATAAGAACATATAATTTTCCACAGAACCGGGTCACAGatcacagaataaataaatcacttcatGATCTTGAAACTTTTATGCAAGGGGAATATCTACTGGATGAACTTGTAAGGTCATTGAAGGACTACGCTGATTATGAATCTTTAgtagaaattatttccaaaatgtaa
- the MTRF1L gene encoding peptide chain release factor 1-like, mitochondrial isoform X3, with protein sequence MLFTSEMFDMYQQYAAFKRWHFETLEYFPSEIGGLRHASASIGGVEAYKHLKFEGGVHRVQRVPKTEKQGRIHTSTMTVAILPQPTEINLVINPKDLRIDTKRASGAGGQHVNTTDSAVRIVHLPTGVVSECQQERSQLKNREMAMKKLRAKLYSMHLEEETNKRYSARKIQVGTKGRSEKIRTYNFPQNRVTDHRINKSLHDLETFMQGEYLLDELVRSLKDYADYESLVEIISKM encoded by the exons ATGTTGTTTACATCAGAGATGTTCGATATGTATCAGCAATATGCTGCATTTAAAAGATGGCATTTTGAAACCCTGGAATATTTTCCAAGTGAAATAG GTGGCCTTAGACATGCGTCTGCCAGCATTGGGGGTGTAGAGGCCTATAAGCACCTGAAATTTGAAGGTGGTGTACACAGAGTACAAAGAGTGCCAAAAACAGAGAAGCAAGGTCGCATCCATACCAGCACCATGACTGTGGCAATCTTACCCCAACCGACCGAG ATCAATCTGGTAATTAATCCCAAAGATTTGAGAATTGATACTAAACGAGCCAGTGGAGCTGGAGGACAGCATGTAAATACCACGGACAGTGCTGTCCGGATAGTTCATCTTCCAACAG GTGTTGTTTCTGAATGCCAACAAGAGAGATCTCAACTGAAAAATAGAGAGATGGCTATGAAAAAGCTACGTGCAAAACTGTACAGCATGCATctagaagaagaaacaaataaaagatacAGTGCTAGAAAGATTCAg GTTGGAACCAAAGGAAGGTCAGAGAAAATAAGAACATATAATTTTCCACAGAACCGGGTCACAGatcacagaataaataaatcacttcatGATCTTGAAACTTTTATGCAAGGGGAATATCTACTGGATGAACTTGTAAGGTCATTGAAGGACTACGCTGATTATGAATCTTTAgtagaaattatttccaaaatgtaa